The following coding sequences are from one Mytilus trossulus isolate FHL-02 chromosome 8, PNRI_Mtr1.1.1.hap1, whole genome shotgun sequence window:
- the LOC134681734 gene encoding glycine amidinotransferase, mitochondrial-like — MTIVNSHNDWDPLEEIIIGVSDFWCVPSEEPGFKPPQRSGKRSDEHIDKAAIQMDNLERVLTSQCNVTVRRPEKIDFTQPAKTPFFSLAHQHGASCPRDTLLVIGNEIMETTMSRRARYFESMAYRKIMNDYFEKDKEMLWTMVPKPTMADDMYNVDFPWDINCQERKQWIRNYKYQINETEPLFDAAEVLRLGKDLIVQQSTTANKKGIEWLRRHVKSRGYRVHEIHFPDDLYPIHIDSTLAPLVPPTKERKGILVNCPERPIAKEDKERIFEGSNWEIIDAPPPNNMTVPDLCMSSAWLSMNMLLVGPDRAVVEETEIPTINFLESLGIKCIRVPYRDCYRFGGGLHCHTLDVRRRGECYNYFPNMDSNENHIADTRA; from the exons ATGACGATTGTAAACTCCCATAATGACTGGGATCCTTTGGAAGAAATCATAATTGGAGTATCAGACTTCTGGTGTGTACCCAGCGAGGAACCAGGATTTAAACCCCCTCAGAG GTCAGGGAAGCGAAGTGATGAGCATATAGATAAAGCAGCTATCCAAATGGACAACTTAGAGAGGGTTCTTACATCCCAGTGTAATGTCACAGTCAGAAGACCGgaaaaaatcgattttacacAACCAGCGAAGACACCGTTCTTTTCACTTGCGCATCAACATGGAGCTTCCTGTCCACGTGACACCCTGTTGGTAATAGGAAATGAGATTATGGAAACCACAATGAGCAGACGAGCTCGATATTTTGAGTCCATGGCATACAG gAAAATCATGAACGATTACTTCGAAAAGGATAAAGAAATGTTATGGACGATGGTTCCGAAACCAACCATGGCAGATGATATGTATAATGTAGACTTTCCGTGGGACATCAATTGTCAGGAACGTAAACAATGGATACGgaattataaatatcaaatcaatgaAACAGAACCG TTGTTTGACGCTGCAGAAGTATTGAGACTAGGGAAAGATCTGATAGTACAGCAGAGCACCACAGCTAATAAGAAAGGCATCGAATGGCTGAGACGTCACGTGAAATCTCGTGGTTATCGTGTGCACGAGATTCACTTTCCTGACGATTTATATCCAATTCATATAG ACAGTACATTGGCTCCTCTTGTACCGCCTACAAAAGAGAGAAAAGGTATCCTCGTCAATTGCCCAGAGAGACCAATCGCTAAGGAAGATAAAGAGAGAATTTTCGAAGGGTCTAATTGGGAA ATAATTGATGCTCCACCTCCTAACAACATGACTGTACCTGATCTCTGTATGTCCAGTGCCTGGTTAAGTATGAATATGTTATTAGTCGGACCAGATAGAGCTGTTGTTGAGGAAACTGAAATACCTACCATCAACTTTCTAGAGTCATTAG GTATAAAATGTATACGTGTGCCATATAGAGATTGTTACAGATTTGGTGGAGGCCTTCACTGTCATACATTAGACGTCCGACGAAGAGGTGAATGCTACAATTACTTTCCAAATATGGACAGTAATGAAAATCATATAGCAGACACCCGTGCATGA
- the LOC134680696 gene encoding UPF0046 protein K07C11.7-like — MNEDVVKISGQKLSTDSSDHINVTKVGNIEDGTKKIRIVHISDTHMEHNGFLPNIPDGDILVHSGDFCKIGWKRLLVTPDNDGFLRSINEFFDKLPHKHKIFVAGNHDMVFDIGSCEEVQKKLPNVTYLQDSSVSIEGINFHGSPWTLYKWTSYNRGFCRERGKIEHFWDAISTDTNVLVTHLPPHGIMDTFPKKFQLFKKVYKHGGCPSLRKTVHERVRPELHLFGHAHGVAGVESVDGTVFSNAAFPHRELANVFDYYI; from the exons ATGAATGAAGACGTCGTAAAAATAAGCGGTCAGAAACTTTCTACCGATTCATCTGATCACATTAATGTTACGAAAGTTGGAAATATTGAGGATGGTACGAAAAAGATAAGAATTGTCCATATATCCGATACACATATGGAACATAACGGATTTTTGCCAAATATTCCTGATGGCGATATTTTAGTGCATTCTGGCGATTTTTGCAAAATAGGATGGAAAAGATTACTCGTTACGCCAGACAATGATGGATTTTTACGGTCTATCAACGAATTCTTTGATAAACTTCCtcacaaacataaaatatttgtggCGGGAAATCATGACATGGTGTTTGATATAGGATCTTGTGAAGAAGTACAAAAGAAACTTCCAAATGTAACTTATCTTCAGGACTCTTCGGTGTCTATCGAAGGAATTAACTTTCACGGATCACCATGGACATTATATAAGTGGACGTCTTACAATAGAGGATTTTGTCGAGAACGCGGGAAAATAGAACATTTTTGGGATGCAATATCGACTGATACTAATGTCCTGGTAACTCATTTACCACCTCATGGAATTATGGACACATTTCCAAAGAAGTTTCAGCtgtttaaaaaagtatataaacacGGAGGATGTCCTTCGTTAAGAAAGACAGTCCATGAAAGAGTTCG TCCAGAATTACATTTATTTGGCCATGCCCATGGTGTAGCTGGAGTGGAGAGTGTCGACGGAACAGTTTTCTCTAATGCAGCATTCCCTCACAGAGAATTGGCCAATGTTTTCGACTATTACATCTGA